In the Pseudorasbora parva isolate DD20220531a chromosome 5, ASM2467924v1, whole genome shotgun sequence genome, attaatgccttattctgcatgagcttattctacatcccttaatccgacccaatacctaaacttaaacgctacaaaaactaccttactaactattaataagcagtaaattaggagtttatgaggcaaaagtcggagttaatagtgaatatgtgttccccagactaaagtgttactgaacaaTCATAAAAACAGGAATTACCTGACACCAGGAGCTAGAGCTGGGCAGGTCCTTCTTCACCGCTTGCCTATCTATAAAAAAGATTCAACAAGATAAATGTATTATGATACATAATAGCGAAGCAGTAGAGTTATAATGaaacaaaaacatgaaataCACTGAAACCAGGCAATCTTTCTACATGTTATGCAATTACACAGATCACAGTGTAATGATCAGTCCTGACCGAGTGTGTGTTGCTCATGATGCTTACGTAACGAATAACTGACGACGGCTCATTGaaatattagaaaaataatgcacGACAATTAGTCAATTATTCTGCTTATACTGCGGTTACCACACCTCAAGACATCGATCCGGtgatatatttaaagggatctGTCCAGTTTTTGTACTTAAATCGCTATTGTGAGTAGGACTATTTCTTCCGCGTCTAATCCAATGGCTCCTGCTAGATCCAAAACATCATTTTAAAGCTGGTAACGGAGACTTGAGGCATTGATAGCATTCTACTGTAGTTATTAATGAAgttattagagagagagagagagagagagagagagagagagagagagagagagagagagagagagagagagagcttgtgtgAATGTACATCTCTAAAGAGCGCTTTTATTACCTAGCTActgaaaaaattacatttgtagCCTTTAAGTtgctttatgttgttttttttattcctgaaatttttttgttattacagTAAACTAGGCTATATGAAGTGATATGGAACCGTAAGGCGGTCAAGAGatcttaaaataagatcaataatctgccaatggggtgagagaaataatcttgttttctgtttgaattaagattatttctctcaccccattggcagattattgatcttattttaagcaaaaactctcttcattttgagttatttttctccaaaacaagacaattactttagcttgtctggtaaatgtttcttaatgtaagaatttttagatatttagactagaaacaagacaaaaatactgaggaagaagagcattttttgccgtGTGGACACCTCAGAACGCCATCAGCCAATCGAAGTCCCGTAGTATAAACTCAAACGCTTCACATTAATGCATGCATACATGTCAACTCATTCATAAAGGCTGGTGGCTTAACACTTCCTGTGCTACTTCATAGTTTTTGTGACTTCTCTGAAAAGTGTAGCAATGAGAACGAATAAGGATGTCGGTCTAAAATGTTCCCTTCAACTCACCACAGAATTTGTGAATGTTGCTCACATTACAGGAAACCGATGAGAAGCCAAATGAGTAGTGCGGCTGTGAATGACAGGAACAGTGAGGGGGAAGTTGACACACGAGGCGTTATAATACAGAGCAAGCAAAGCTCTCACCGATGGCAGTCTGCAGCGCTGCGGACGCTCTGGAGGACACGCCTCTGCTTCTGATCCGGGCGGCACAGCTGCAAagatctttagaaattaaacttAACCTAACCAACTCCATCTCCCATCAATCCCTCATTCACACTACAGAAgatacttttcttaaaaagtaactaagtaacacaATTAGTTTCTCTTGAAGGGAGTAACACAacattgtaatgcattacttgtcaaagtaactttccccaacagtGGTCAGAGCCATGAATTACATTAACTCTAATCTGATCAACATCAAAGCCCCATTCACACTAGAGAAGATACTACAGATAAGATGACGTAAAGAAAGAGGAACTGAATAACTGGACTTTCCTACTACATGACTGAAATGTGGAAGTGAGACTATCATGTGAAAAACTGAAGACTAAACTCCTCTGAATGATAAAACCGGTCAACTACTGTATATTATGATTAACCTGCCCCTGTTATGACTATATTAAAGTCCTCATTTTCTCCTACTGCTGGTTCTCCGCTccgattggtcagatgaaactttacagaccttttacattcactAACAGCTCTATTACATACTACAGGAAAGGGAAtatcaaaaacacataatagtGGCATTTTAAATCTCCAAAAACACCAGTGACAACAGACCACTGGTTAGCCTGGCGGTAATTCCCACCTGTCTGCTGGTAGCGGCTGATCTTTTTAGCCAGATCAGTCCTATGGATGGACCTCAGGCAGCTTTCAATCAAGTCCATCTTCTCACTCGAGAGCTGGTCGACTTTCTCCAACTCCACTACAATGTCTAAAAAACTCTGCAAATATATTAAGCAAATGGTTAAAAATACATACAAGCATCCAGCAAAAAatgtggcctgttgcacaaagctggcTTCAGTTGTTACCCAGGAGAGATCGAGATTAGAttgagcaaactctggtttTTCAGAGGAAGCTGGATTGGTTTTTAGCGGTGTTCAGCATGGTAACTTACGCtacacggctaacctgctctggagctGGTTTaattctgggttagagatcaCAAAATCAAACTGGACCAGCCTGGATCTGGATCAAACTGGACCAGCCTGGATCTGGATCGAACTGGACCAGCCTGGATCTGGATCGAACTGGACCAGCCTGGATCTGGATCGAACTGGACCAGCCTGGATCTGGATCAAACTGGACCAGCCTGGATCTGGATCGAACTGGACCAGCCTGGATCTGGATCGAACTGGACCAGCCTGGATCTGGATCAAACTGGACCAGCCTGGATCTGGATCGAACTGGACCAGCCTGGATCTGGATAAAACTGGACCAGCCTGGATCTGGATCGAACTGGACCAGCCTGGATCTGGATCAAACTGGACCACCCTGGATCTGGATCAAACTGGACCAGCCTGGATCTGGATCGAACTGGACCAGCCTGGATCTGGATCAAACTGGACCAGCCTGGATCTGGATCAAACTGGACCAGCCTGGATCTGGATCGAACTGGACCAGCCTGGATCTGGATAAAACTGGACCAGCCTGGATCTGGATCAAACTGGACCAGCCTGGATCTGGATCGAACTGGACCAGCCTGGATCTGGATCAAACTGGACCAGCCTGGATCTGGATCAAACTGGACCAGCCTGGATCTGAATCAAACTGGACCAGCCTGGATCTGAATCAAACTGGACCAGCCTGGATCTGGATCAAACTGGACcagctgcaagtaaagatgcaataaagccacacccctGTAGCTCTCGTTCCAGATTAAAGCAGTTTATagtgaaatgtaataaaaatataatgaaatataatgaaaacttttgaaataaaattgtgcatcttttggtgctaatttttattgtatttatattatatgaattaaaatcattttgaattcatatgttaatataaatatatgaattgacaagtagccaaatagtaatataacacatgcattcataattattCTAAACAACTtgtattcatttgagctctttgtgaacctataattattaggcatatttctttgatacatcatgcattgatatagtcagatattctttaAGCGCCTTCTCGTCTTTCGTTTATTCCTGTcttgtaaacacatttaatttcatgatcattttcaaaataatctctcaatcttcagaagagaagggACTCAAACGTTTGCCgcacgtgtcacactttcaggaGCACGCGCTTCAGAGCTAatcgctaactctggattaaacctgagtgGACAGAGAACGTTTATACCgagctttgagaaacggttgaacttgatctaaaccaggttggatttatctggatttgtcaactctaaacctactctaaactcagctagcttcatgcaacaggcctctggAGAACATCGCTCAGAGTGCATCATACCTGGACGTTTTCCAGTTTTTGTTTCGGTAAAGTGTCTCTCAGTAAGAATGCCAAAGACTTCAGGTCCTCTGTGTCCATGTCCTCACTCAAATCCGCCATCAGCGCTCTAAAAACACACCGTTAAACACTCTCTTCAAGCCCAAACTGCACCAGTGGAGCTTCACAGAAGAGCTGGAAGTCCTTACCTGTATTCTGGCACAGCATGGCCGTTCTTCAGGATCCCCTCAACTGTGCTCTTGCTGGTGCTCAGCACTTCTCGCAGCAGATCGTAGCGTTTTATCTTCAGAACGAGCTCCGTGAGAAACCCATAGTCAATCCTGGTTTGGCTGAAGACCGTCCGTAGCGTTCCTCTGGGATCTGTGGAGAAGCGGTCGGTGTCCAAAGCGCCGCACAGGTACGAGATGCGCTTGCATTCGTCTGTGCTGAGCTCATCTGTGATCTGACTGATGGTGCGGGACAGGACAGACATTCTGCTCCAAACCCAATCTGAGGAGGACAAACACTCACATTACGCCTTTACACCACTCTCAATTGGAGTatttacaaacctgattccaaaaaagttgggacactgtacaaattgtgaattaaaaacagaatgcaatgatgtggaagtttcaaatttcaatattttattcagaataaaacatagatgacatcaaatgtttaaactgagaaaatatatcattttaagggaaaaataagctgattttaaatgtcatggcatcaacacatctcaaaaaagttgggccAAGGCCATTATCACcgctgtgtgtcatcccctcttctttttgtaacagtctgcaaacgtctggggactgaggagaaaaactgctcaagtttaggaataggaatgttgtcccgtTCTTGTCTAATAAaggcttctagctgctcaactgtctcaggtcttctttgtcgcatcttcctctttatgatgcaccaaatgttttctatgggtgaaagatctggactgcaggctggccatttcagtgccggatccttcttctacgcagccatgatgttgtaattgatgcagtatgtggtctgggattgtcatgttggaaaatgcaaggtcttccctgaaaggatatacctttcagcattgatggagcctttccagatgtgtaagctgcccatgccacacacactcatgaaccccataccatcagagatgcagcttctgaactgagcgccgataacaacttgggttgtcctcgTCCTCTTtggtccggatgacatggcgtcccagttttccaaaaacaaCTTCAAattttcatctgaccacaggacaggtttccactttgccacagtccattttagccttggcccagaggaaacgcctgtgcttctggatcatggcttcttttttgacctacagagttttagccggcaacggcgAATCTGGTGGAATCCAGTTTGGTGttttgacccttgacccttacgctcagagattgttccagattctctgaatctttggaggATATTATgcgctgtagatgatgataacttcttactctttgcaatttttctctgagaaactcctttctgatattgctccactattgtcCTCCGCAGTattggggaattggtgatcctctgcccatcttgacttctgagagacactgccactctgagaggctctttttatacccaatcatgttgccagttgaaataataagttgcaaattgcattccttatgtacatttaacttttccagcctcttagctctcatgaaatccaaattgagccaatatttggcatgatatttcaaaatgtttcactttcaacatttgatttatatttgatttgttatttatattctattgtgaataaaatataagtttatgagatctgtaaattattgcattccttttttattcacaatttgtacagtgtcccaactatTTTGGAATCAGGTTCGTAGTTTATTTAGctgatatttgtttgtttttttgtgttttgaataaCACCTAGTGAGACAGATGATTAATTTTAAAGCTATTTTCATTATTACACTTTGAAAAGGTTTCCCTGCTGAAAcacccactgtgtgtgtgtgtgtgtgtgtgtgtgtgtgtgcgtgtgcgtgtgcgtgtgcgtgtgcgtgtgtgtgtgtgtgtgtgtgtgtgtgtgtgtgcgtgtgtgtgtgtgtgtgtgtgtgtgtgtgcgtgtgcgtgtgtgtgtgtgtgtgtgtgtgtgtgtgtataaaattttgcaccctcagatacCATACATCATAGATTATTTATTCAACTATTTATTCAAATAATGTATTGATCCAGGGTCACAATTATCATGTTACAAAAGAGCATATACTTCATTCATCAACTTTTTAGATCAGATTAAATATTGGGATATTGATTATAGATGTATCTTCAAATGACATCAATCAACAGACTATCATAAAACGGCGGTCTATCTTATAATAATAACCATTATGATCATAACATTGCGTCTGCCAAAATAGCACTGTATCATATTAAAGTAATATCTTCACGCTTTCTATCACTGTTTTACTATATTAACAATAACTTTCGTCAGTGATAACTTAGTATGACAAAATATGGATGTTAAACTACCGGTAACCGACCGTGCTAATGTTTTGTGATCGATCGCCTTTAACGTTATGTGTTTATGAGGAGATTGAGTCAAAAACTTAAAATACTCAGGCAATAAAGTAAAGCTTACCTCGAGAGGGCTGCTCTGTCGTCTGAACTCaagcctcttcttgacggagtTATTATTAAAGAAGACCCCATTGATGGAATCGGGAAATGGGAAATGAGATCATGGGGCAGTTGAGTGCGAAAGCGAAACTCAGCGTCACGGTCTTTCACACGTTATATTTGTTTAAACCCAAGGGAAAGTGTCTGTCTTCAGTGATTAGATTCACCTTTTAATAACATCAAGGAACAAGTGAAAGTATCATGTCGATGAAATCCCCTAGGGTATTTTTCTAGCTTTACTGGCAGGAAAAGTAAAAACAATGCTAGCCTACATCTGACAAAGTTCATACTTGTGTCAGCATTTTGGTTTTcaatagtgtgtgtgttattaCTAGGGTCAATATATAATTGAGGGAGTTTTCATGTCCATGAGATTTATTTCGCAAACGtgcttattaaaataaaattttaaaagtCTCCAGTGTTCTTCATGATCTTGTCTTTACAGATTCCATAGTTAATTATTAtggaaataattatttatttataaaaatttaCTACATATCCCTAAAATGTCAACTAAATAACCGTCCGAAATGAATTACAACCACAATCTCATTacctaaaaaaacatttaaaaaacttattcaaaaacagttttaattatattatttacattaagttGAGGTAAATGTGAACAATGTGTCTTTTTGGGCAATGTGTCACATTTTCAATAGAAATTGACAAATTGAATATGTGTCCGAGAAGTTGCTGTCATCTAAGTTACCCATAGCAAATACACCCCTCAAGGAAGAGTGTGTTTTCCAAATCACATGACCTGCTCCACATTGTCATTTCCTCCTGAAGAGAAAACTAGCAAGACTCCAAGGTATGTTCTCCCTCCacatttgcagttatttaactTAAAGTAGTGCTTGGGGCAAATGTGTACTTATCATAAGTCAACAATGTCAACTACAATGAATTCATAAATAACTTTGAATTTCAATTTTACTCAGTtgtacatataattttttagaaGAACCTCTCCGTAAAATGCCATTTGGTGTCTGGTCCGAGGCAACCATTTTGATTTTATCCCTAAAAacagcaaaaatgtcaacaaggTTACCAGTCACCTATGTTACTCTGCAAAGGTAACTTAGTTGACCAAGAGTAACAtaacaacactacaaatggccgtcccttcaaataatgccctatttcagggtatagggggtcgatttcagattcagcccctgtcgtggagactgagcagcccgacacctcgattgagacagcgcagtctgtcaggtgtgcgcgcgcccgccgatctgtttgtgacttgtgtaggtgagtttgtgtgcacatgtatgtttgagtgtgttttaagtacaattacaaagcaattcattggttttgtttaactctgaaacaattttcgagttgcgttgtggtaaaaatagctacgggtaacgccagctgattgaggagtgcaaccattctacgtcatcaacctagaacgcaaacaaaatggtgccgcccatggtccaaatataaaatctattttttaaataacgtagatctttcatgggttttctactacatatttcagtaagagacatcatttatgttatattaagccatacaagtctcaacaccagagGATCCCTTTAAAACTAAATATCTGAAATAAATTATGCCTGAGATTGgcaatgaataaaaacaaaatatttcagGGATGATTTATCAGGAAagataataatattttgtaaataaatatatttttccccagaattATTCAAACTCAAAATCTCCCACAATTATATATTGACCCACTAACACTTGTTATTAGTAACACTTGTTATTAGTAACACTTGCACACAATATTGTGTGGTTGTAGTAACACGGGTCAGTTGTAACTCCAATATGTCCAATGAGGATTTGAGGAACTAGTTACAAATCATCAAATTCACTTCGCACATGCTCAGTTTAGTCCTTTTTCCACATGTGATAAAGTAGGCTAGAGCTCTGTGGCAGACATAGCAGAtgttagagtaaaaaaaaactattttgacGTAAGAAAGTacgttttttttacttttaaaatttttGTTACAGAAATTtctgttttgttgttaaatacattaaatttaaattatgtttattgtgTGTCTGAGTAGATATTTGTAATTCAAGTGCTAATGTTTTAGCTGTTAGCTGTAAGGGGGGCTAGTTCGTGGCTATATGACTCTGGGTTAGTTGTAACAGAGTCACACGCACACTAGGGTGACCAAACGTACTGTTTTCCCAGGACATGTCCTGTTTTCAAGTTCTGCCCTGGCCCTAATTTAACAATTTTCTATCCATAAAGAGggggcatactttaaatgtacTGAAATGAATAAGGCAACTTTGAGTAAACTtcatttaaaagtatgatttgagtatctcattgccGTCCTGGTTTTCGGcaatcaaaatatggtcaccctaCACGCATGCATGTAATATaatccaggaccttgaaatgcttcttacgaagccactccttcattgcccgagtggtgtgtttgggatcactgtcatgctgaaagacccagccccGTTTATTCTTCAATGCCcatgctgatggaaggaggtttttacacaaaatctcacgatacatggccccattcattctttcctttacattGATCAGGTGTCCTGGTCCctgtagcaaaaaaaaaaagacccaaAGCTTGATGTTTCCACCctcatgcttcacagtaggaatggtgcaactcagcattatttctcctccaaacacgacaagttgagtttttactaGGGATGTCAATTAACATATATTCCCATGATGGACCG is a window encoding:
- the LOC137075923 gene encoding CASP8 and FADD-like apoptosis regulator isoform X2, giving the protein MSVLSRTISQITDELSTDECKRISYLCGALDTDRFSTDPRGTLRTVFSQTRIDYGFLTELVLKIKRYDLLREVLSTSKSTVEGILKNGHAVPEYRALMADLSEDMDTEDLKSLAFLLRDTLPKQKLENVQSFLDIVVELEKVDQLSSEKMDLIESCLRSIHRTDLAKKISRYQQTAVPPGSEAEACPPERPQRCRLPSPHYSFGFSSVSCNVSNIHKFCDRQAVKKDLPSSSSWCQEVYSMTAEPRGVCLIIDCIGTEADQLEQTFKALHFHVLTHKLLSVRDMQSTLREASRYQCHFRASAFICCIISRSRSSDLLATDAHSSGLSLDTIRSFFGPSSCPGLAGKPKLFFIQSYETCAGCEGCGGPEDGELETDGPLSSCRPRTVPSEADVFWSHCWTEGEELEKPNHRSVYLQALRSSLAEGQKRRTHLVDMHMAVNRAVYEHNHKSAESSYMISLRHTLRKNVYLS
- the LOC137075923 gene encoding CASP8 and FADD-like apoptosis regulator isoform X1, with the translated sequence MSVLSRTISQITDELSTDECKRISYLCGALDTDRFSTDPRGTLRTVFSQTRIDYGFLTELVLKIKRYDLLREVLSTSKSTVEGILKNGHAVPEYRALMADLSEDMDTEDLKSLAFLLRDTLPKQKLENVQSFLDIVVELEKVDQLSSEKMDLIESCLRSIHRTDLAKKISRYQQTAVPPGSEAEACPPERPQRCRLPSPHYSFGFSSVSCNVSNIHKFCDRQAVKKDLPSSSSWCQQEVYSMTAEPRGVCLIIDCIGTEADQLEQTFKALHFHVLTHKLLSVRDMQSTLREASRYQCHFRASAFICCIISRSRSSDLLATDAHSSGLSLDTIRSFFGPSSCPGLAGKPKLFFIQSYETCAGCEGCGGPEDGELETDGPLSSCRPRTVPSEADVFWSHCWTEGEELEKPNHRSVYLQALRSSLAEGQKRRTHLVDMHMAVNRAVYEHNHKSAESSYMISLRHTLRKNVYLS